Proteins encoded within one genomic window of Camelina sativa cultivar DH55 chromosome 19, Cs, whole genome shotgun sequence:
- the LOC104766248 gene encoding putative protein phosphatase 2C-like protein 44, translated as MAFLDLPFMFKAFRFNRLVVGDGRRGKKKKPSWLTPVSHGYYTVDRSSYIDHSSNDDSVFVQREQQNEELEVWLFGVSSAETGKEMVKYMQNHLFDKLPDELGIMRKCKETMRRAYAEEERTGGSAALVAVVNGEKLAMASIGGHRVVVCIDGEAYQIRDKNRRYLTKNWSQLLFPVCRQGETEDESDPRNSELVVVTENINSDTEFIIIGSYGIWEVMKNQEAINLIRHIEDPKEAAKCLAKEAANRISKSSISCVVIRFD; from the exons ATGGCCTTCTTAGATCTCCCTTTCATGTTCAAG GCGTTCCGGTTTAATAGACTTGTAGTTGGAGATGGAaggagagggaagaagaagaaaccatcatGGTTAACTCCTGTTTCTCACGGATACTATACCGTTGACCGGTCAAGCTATATCGACCATTCATCGAATGATGATTCGGTTTTTGTACAGAGAGAGCAGCAAAATGAAGAGCTTGAGGTTTGGTTATTTGGAGTTTCGAGTGCTGAAACAGGGAAAGAGATGGTCAAATATATGCAAAACCATTTATTTGATAAGCTCCCGGATGAG CTCGGAATTATGAGAAAGTGTAAAGAGACAATGAGAAGAGCATACGCTGAGGAAGAGAGAACCGGTGGCTCAGCTGCTTTGGTGGCCGTGGTGAATGGAGAGAAGCTAGCTATGGCGAGTATAGGCGGCCATAGAGTGGTGGTTTGTATAGACGGCGAGGCTTATCAAATCAGAGATAAGAACCGAAGATACTTAACAAAAAATTGGTCACAACTTCTCTTtccag TTTGTAGACAAGGAGAAACAGAAGATGAATCAGATCCAAGAAATTCAGAACTTGTAGTTGTTacagaaaatattaattcagATACAGAGTTTATCATTATCGGTAGCTATGGGATTTGGGAG GTGATGAAGAATCAAGAAGCGATTAACCTAATCAGACACATAGAAGATCCTAAAGAAGCTGCAAAATGTTTAGCTAAAGAAGCTGCAAACAGGATTAGCAAAAGCAGTATTTCTTGTGTTGTAATCCGGTTCGACTAA